In Pseudobacteroides sp., one DNA window encodes the following:
- a CDS encoding ABC transporter permease: MRTRALIKRIILQMLRDKRTLALLFIAPLLILTLMNFLFTENDTPHKLGVVSIDKKIVSALEGSSITIKEFKSASYETVEKEGLDGLLQNNDGKFTLILLNNDPASSKALLMKVNQATSLGIQPKTGSISLQVTPPSIETQYIYGSSETTFFDILISILIGFFVFFFVFLISGIGLLRERTTGTLERLMSTPIKRPEVLTGYLAGYGIFAVIQTVVVVVFAINVLEVTLAGSIWNVMLISLMLALTALSLGILLSTFASSEFQMIQFIPIVIIPQVFFSGIIPVDGMANWLQALAKFMPLYYGADALKGIMYKGWGIGDIYKDLLILALFIFAFVILNIIVLRKYRKH; encoded by the coding sequence ATGAGAACACGGGCCTTAATAAAAAGAATAATTCTTCAAATGCTTCGTGACAAGAGAACACTGGCACTGCTTTTTATAGCTCCGCTTCTGATACTTACGCTTATGAACTTCTTATTTACCGAAAACGATACCCCCCATAAGTTAGGGGTAGTAAGCATAGATAAAAAAATCGTCTCAGCATTGGAAGGCAGCAGTATAACAATAAAAGAATTTAAATCGGCATCATATGAGACAGTTGAAAAAGAAGGTCTTGACGGGCTGCTTCAGAATAATGACGGAAAGTTTACGCTTATTCTTTTAAATAATGATCCTGCAAGCTCTAAAGCTCTTCTAATGAAGGTTAATCAGGCAACCTCCTTGGGTATTCAGCCAAAGACCGGTTCCATAAGCTTACAAGTTACTCCGCCTTCCATTGAAACACAATATATATACGGGAGCAGTGAAACAACTTTCTTTGATATACTTATATCCATACTGATAGGCTTTTTCGTCTTCTTCTTTGTTTTTCTCATATCAGGCATAGGCTTACTCAGGGAAAGAACAACCGGCACATTGGAGCGGTTGATGTCAACCCCTATAAAAAGGCCTGAAGTACTAACAGGATACTTAGCAGGGTACGGCATATTTGCTGTTATACAAACTGTCGTTGTTGTGGTGTTCGCCATCAATGTTCTTGAGGTAACTTTGGCAGGATCAATCTGGAATGTTATGCTCATAAGCCTGATGCTGGCTTTGACGGCTCTGTCCCTCGGCATTCTTCTTTCAACCTTTGCGTCATCAGAGTTTCAAATGATTCAGTTCATACCTATTGTTATAATTCCTCAGGTATTCTTCTCAGGCATTATTCCTGTTGATGGTATGGCAAATTGGCTTCAGGCTTTGGCCAAATTTATGCCTCTTTACTATGGTGCCGATGCATTAAAGGGTATTATGTATAAGGGATGGGGCATAGGCGATATCTATAAGGATTTGTTAATACTTGCATTGTTTATATTTGCATTTGTAATACTTAACATAATAGTTTTAAGAAAATACAGGAAGCATTGA
- a CDS encoding ABC transporter ATP-binding protein, which produces MDPVVTLDSISKSYSKRMVLDNVSLSIENGQIYGLIGPSGAGKTTLVKIMVGMEKTDVGTAHVLDRKMPNLEVMQNIGYMAQSDALYSELTGEENLKFFASLFKINKSDQKKRIAYVAELANLTDHLKKKVSAYSGGMKRRLSLGIALIQNPSVLILDEPTVGIDPELRLGIWNELYRLKNSEGKTIIITTHVMDEALKCDVLAMIRDGKVLTKGTPKALMESYNVINLEDVFIKAGGKLS; this is translated from the coding sequence ATGGATCCTGTAGTGACGTTAGACAGCATAAGCAAAAGTTATAGCAAAAGAATGGTACTTGATAATGTAAGCCTAAGCATTGAAAACGGACAGATCTACGGACTCATCGGTCCTTCAGGTGCAGGCAAAACCACCCTTGTAAAAATCATGGTGGGCATGGAAAAGACTGATGTAGGAACTGCTCATGTGCTGGATAGAAAGATGCCCAATCTTGAAGTTATGCAGAATATCGGTTATATGGCCCAATCAGATGCACTTTACTCAGAACTTACCGGTGAGGAAAACCTCAAGTTTTTCGCTTCCCTCTTCAAAATAAACAAGTCCGATCAGAAAAAGCGTATAGCTTATGTAGCAGAACTTGCAAATCTCACAGATCACTTAAAGAAAAAGGTTTCAGCTTATTCAGGCGGAATGAAACGCCGTCTGTCTCTTGGTATAGCCTTGATTCAAAACCCCAGTGTGCTTATACTTGATGAACCTACAGTGGGCATTGATCCTGAATTGAGGCTTGGAATATGGAATGAGCTGTATAGATTAAAGAACAGTGAAGGAAAAACTATTATTATAACAACCCATGTTATGGATGAAGCTTTAAAATGTGATGTACTGGCAATGATAAGAGATGGAAAGGTGCTTACCAAGGGCACCCCAAAAGCTCTGATGGAGTCCTATAATGTTATCAATTTGGAAGATGTATTCATAAAGGCAGGAGGTAAACTTTCATGA
- a CDS encoding TetR/AcrR family transcriptional regulator — MSSDNILDKIFEKSKLSSKETTKQQKIVEVAIKMFAEKGYSNTSTSEIAKAAGVAEGTIFRHYGTKENLLMCVIMPFLKDLIPVIAKEFVDDISKSADSFEVFIRAVVKNRFEFIDKNQDIFRIVIKEFLYNDVLNKEFLPVVGKYLFDFINSTINKFKASGEIIDLPNPVIIRMILTSMFGYFTMRFVFLKEYNIKGVDEEIEFLVRSISRGLKSP, encoded by the coding sequence ATGTCTTCTGATAATATACTGGATAAAATATTTGAAAAATCAAAACTCTCAAGCAAGGAAACTACAAAACAACAAAAGATTGTAGAGGTTGCTATCAAAATGTTTGCCGAAAAGGGCTATTCCAACACTTCCACCAGTGAGATAGCAAAAGCCGCAGGAGTAGCTGAAGGAACCATATTCCGGCATTATGGAACCAAGGAAAATCTTCTGATGTGTGTAATTATGCCTTTTTTGAAGGATTTAATCCCTGTAATAGCCAAAGAATTTGTTGATGATATAAGTAAAAGTGCTGACAGCTTTGAGGTTTTCATAAGAGCAGTTGTAAAAAACAGATTTGAATTTATAGATAAAAATCAGGATATATTTCGAATTGTTATAAAGGAGTTTCTGTACAATGATGTTCTTAACAAGGAATTCCTTCCAGTCGTTGGCAAATACTTATTTGATTTTATAAACTCTACAATCAATAAGTTTAAAGCAAGCGGTGAAATAATTGATTTACCCAATCCTGTTATAATCCGCATGATTCTGACATCAATGTTCGGTTATTTCACTATGAGGTTTGTATTTCTCAAGGAGTATAACATAAAGGGCGTGGATGAGGAAATTGAATTTTTAGTTCGCTCTATAAGCAGGGGGTTAAAATCCCCCTAA